Part of the Xenopus tropicalis strain Nigerian chromosome 3, UCB_Xtro_10.0, whole genome shotgun sequence genome, cttactgggaccagtccttggtgatcgtatcccaaccatagactggtttccCCTTACTGGGACcggtccttggtgatcgtatcccaaccatagactggtttccCCCTTACTGGGACcggtccttggtgatcgtatcccaaccatagactggtttccCCCTTACTGGGGCcggtccttggtgatcgtatcccaaccatagactggtttcacccttactggggccggtccttggtgatcgtatcccaaccatagactggtttcacccttactgggaccggtccttggtgatcgtatcccaaccatagactggtttcacccttactgggaccagtccttggtgatcgtatcccaaccatagactggtttcacccttactgggaccagtccttggtgatcgtatcccaaccatagactggtttcacccttactgggaccagtccttggtgatcgtatcccaaccatagactggtttcacccttactgggaccggtccttggtgatcgtatcccaaccaaagactggtttcacccttactgggaccagtccttggtgatcgtatcccaaccatagactggtttcacccttactgggaccagtccttggtgatcgtatcccaaccatagactggtttcacccttactgggaccagtccttggtgatcgtatcccaaccatagactggtttccCCCTTACTGGGACcggtccttggtgatcgtatcccaaccatagactggtttcacccttactgggaccagtccttggtgatcgtatcccaaccagagactggtttcacccttactgggaccagtccttggtgatcgtatcccaaccatagactggtttcacccttactgggaccagtccttggtgatcgtatcccaaccatagactggtttcacccttactgggGCCAGtccttgtttatatatatatacagaatatatagaagaatatCTTTCTCTCTCCAGGCTCCAAGTTCACGGAAGACCAGACGGAAACTGATGGGAACAGTAAGTACTttatatggatgttttaattgaGACAGAGATATTTACTACGTTGCCCCCAAGTGCCTCACATCCCACAATGCCTCTCACCGGACTGGGTCTATCTGTTCCCATGGATGTTAGTTGGGGAAGGTGCTCCTGGACCCCAGTCCTGATCACTTTAATGCACCCACTAACACCTTTAGTACCTTCTCCCAGGGCACCCACTAGCACCTTTAGTACCTTCTCCCAGGGCACCCACTAACACCTTTAGTACCATCTCCCAGGGCACCCACTAACACCTTTAGTACCATCTCCCAGggcacccactaactcctttaGTACCTTCTCCCAGGGCACCCACTAACACCTTTAGTACCTTCTCCCAGGGCACCCACTAACACCTTTAGTACCATCTCCCAGggcacccactaactcctttaGTACCTTCTCCCAGGGCACCCACTAACACCTTTAGTACCATCTCCCAGggcacccactaactcctttaGTACCTTCTCCCAGGGCACCCACTAACACCTTTAGTACCTTCTCCCAGGGCACCCACTAACACCTTTAGTACCTTCTCCCAGggcacccactaactcctttaGTACCTTCTCCCAGGGCACCCACTAACACCTTTAGTACCTTCTCCCAGGGCACCCACTAACACCTTTAGTACCATCTCCCAGGGCACCCACTAACACCTTTAGTACCTTCTCCCAGggcacccactaactcctttaGTACCTTCTCCCAGggcacccactaactcctttaGTACCTTCTCCCAGggcacccactaactcctttaGTACCTTCTCCCAGggcacccactaactcctttaGTACCTTCTCCCAGggcacccactaactcctttaGTACCTTCTCCCAGGGCACCCACTAGCACCTTTAGTACCTTCTCCCAGggcacccactaactcctttaGTACCTTCTCCCAGGGCACCCACTAGCACCTTTAGTACCTTCTCCCAGGGCACCCACTAACACCTTTAGTACCTTCTCCCAGGGCACCCACTAACACCTTTAGTACCTTCTCCCAGGGCACCCACTAGCACCTTTAGTACCTTCTCCCAGGGCACCCCTGGCTCCTCCCTTTCCTGACCCTCGTCAGTTCTAGAATATTTCTCAGAAACGTTCCTGGCCTATTAATCACCAGTCGTAATTACACTCTTTAATTTTAACAAGAGCTCACTGCTGCCATTTAGTGGTGAAAACATACATTACACCCCAATAACCCCTTTTCGCCCTCCTACGTCCGTGTAGGGGAGGCGGCTTGGGGAAATGGCTTGTACAATATGGGGGGGCTTTAGATTCCAGTGTAACACAAGCTTGGGTAACAATGAGTGATTTGTATCCCTCTGTGTAACAGGCACATTACAGAGCAGCCTGCAAAGGCTTCTGGGTATGTTGGACCGACTGGTGAAGCTGATGGAGAAAGTTCAAGCCACCGGTAAGATATCCAATAATAATGATTCAAAAAGAACCCATAAGTGCCATGCAGTGCCAGTATGTGTAAAGCCCATGTACCATACTGCTAGCCAGTCCTTCCCCCAGGGGGCACCCCCTGCTCGGGGCAATTTAGATGTTTTTGTAGACCAACATTTGGTGCAGTAGAGAAGATTGGTCAACGTAGGGAGATCCAAGACCAACAATGTCCAGAGTCTCCAAAACCTTCCTTGGATTGTCCTACCACCAACCTCAATGCCTTCCCAGGGGTATCACCCTTCTCTAAGGTGGGTGTCCTACTCCTCCTACTCCTCCAACTCCTCCTACTCCTCCTCCTACTCCTCCTACTCCTCCTAATCCTTCCCACCTCCACCACAGGGAGCCCTGAACCACAAGCTGAGGCTGCAGGTTTTATGAAACCTTAAGGCTGAACCCTATAATGTCAGAGACACCATTAAGCAAAGTGTAAGTGATGCCCCAGGGGCTGTTGGAATGTACCCCTGGGTACTTAGAGAGCTTAGTTATAGCCCCATCTGGGCCCTTACACACAATGCAACATGTTGCTTAGGTAAATATGATGGAACAGGACTGTGCTACAACTCGGATGGGTAGAATATGGCGGAACAAAATGGCGTCAGTTAACTAATGCACTACGTTCTCCTGAAATGAACAACAGGTCCAACACACAAAGTGTAACTTACACCCACCCCAACCCAGTCACCCACTGTCACATCCATACCCACCCCAACCCAGTCACCCACTGTCACATCCATACCCACCCCAACCCAGTCACCCACTGTCACATCCATACCCACCCCAACCCAGTCACCCACTGTCACATCCATACCCACCCCAACCCAGTCACCCACTGTCACATCCATACCCACCCCAACCCAGTCACCCACTGTCACATCCATACCCACCCCAACCCAGTCACCCACTGTCACATCCATACCCACCCCAACCCAGTCACCCACTGTCACATCCATACCCACCCCAACCCAGTCACCCACTGTCACATCCATACCCACCCAGCCTATTAAATGGGTCCAACACACCCAGTCCTCATCTATGCTCATCCCAACCTACTCACCATGGCCATGTACCCTGGAACCTATACCCCCCACCCCATTTATATACATCCCAACCTACTCACCATGGCCATGTACCCTGGGTCCTACACCCCCACCCCATTTATATACATCCCAACCTACTCACCATGGCCATGTACCCTGGAACCTATACCCCCCACCCCATTTATATACATCCCAACCTACTCACCATGGCCATGTACCCTGGAACCTATACCTCCCACCCCATTTATATACATCCCAACCTACTCACCATGGCCATGTACCCTGGAACCTATACCCCCCACCCCATTTATATACATCCCAACCTACTCACCATGGCCATGTACCCTGGGTCCTACACCCCCACCCCATTTATATACATCCCAACCTACTCACCATGGCCATGTACCCTGGAACCTATACCCCCCACCCCATTTATATACATCCCAACCTACTCACCATGGCCATGTACCCTGGAACCTATACCCCCCACCCCATTTATATACATCCCAACCTACTCACCATGGCCATGTACCCTGGGTCCTACACCCCCACCCCATTTATATACATCCCAACCTACTCACCATGGCCATGTACCCTGGGTCCTACACCCCACACCCCATTTATATACATCCCAACCTACTCACCATGGCCATGTACCCTGGAACCTACACCCCCACCCCATTTATATACATCCAAACCTACTCACCATGGCCATGTACCCTGGGTCCTACACCCCCACCCCTTTTATATACATCCCAACCTACTCACCATGGCCATGTACCCTGGGTCttacaccccccaccccatttaTATACATCCCAACCTACTCACCATGGCCATGTACCCTGGAACCTACACCCCCACCCCATTTATATACACCCCAACCTACTCACCATGGCCATGTACCCTGGGTCTTACACCCCCCCCCATTTATATACATCCAAACCTACTCACCATGGCCATGTACCCTGGGTCCTACACCCCCACCCCATATATATACACCCCAACCTACTCACCATGGCCATGTACCCTGGGTCCTACACCCCCTCCCCACCATATATATACATCCAAACCTACTCACCATGGCCATGCAGCCTACATCATGGATTCAACACACATTGTCCAGTCTACATGAATTTAACCCTACTCAATGTACCCCAGATCCAATGCTCACCCACTATCCCAGCCACACCCATATTGGTCCATATTACCCATATTGGTCCATCTCATGGATCTTATGCTGCTCCTTCTTTTTAGGTGGCAAGAAACTTACATGTGATCCGAACTGGGTTTATTTTGATCTCAGCTGTTACTACGTCTCCAGTGAAGCACTTGATTGGATGGGATCCCAGAAACGGTGTCAGGCAATGAGTTCCCACTTGGTGGTGATCAACAGCAAAGCAGAACAGGTTTGTTGATAAGAATCCTTAAGTACTGTACACTTTGTACAATATGGAACTATGGGAAGAAACCTACAGAACTACAGAAATTGTGGGCTGAGACAGGCAAATTGTCCCATTTATGTCCATTTTGCCTCCCTTTAGTTCCTCAGTCCTCTGGCAGATGTTCTCCTGGGTTAATGTTAGATGGTTGGAGAGCCCTCAAGTTGGAACTATGGGAAGAAACCTACAGAACTACGGAAATTGTGGGCTGAGACAGGCAAATTGTCCCATTTATGTCCGTTTTGCCTCCCTTTAGTTCCTCAGCCCTCTGGCAGATGTTCTCCTGGGTTAATGTTAGATGGTTGGAGAGCCCTCAAGTTGTAACTATGGGAAGAAACCTACAGAACTACAGAAATTGTGGGCTGAGACAGGCAAATTGTCCCATTTATGTCCGTTTTGCCTCCCTTTAGTTCCTCAGCCCTCTGGCAGATGTTCTCCTGGGTTAATGTTAGATGGTTGGAGAGCCCTCAAGTTGGAACTATGGGAAGAAACCTACAGAACTACAGAAATTGTGGGCTGAGACAGGCAAATTGTCCCATTTATGTCCGTTTTGCCTCCCTTTAGTTCCTCAGTCCTCTGGCAGATGTTCTCCTGGGTTAATGTTAGATGGTTGGAGAGCCCTCAAGTTGGAACTATGGGAAGAAACCTACAGAACTACGGAAATTGTGGGCTGAGACAGGCAAATTGCCCCATTTATTTCCTATTTTCCTCCCTTTAGCTCTTTAGCCCTCAGGCAGATGTTCTCCTGGGTTAATGTTAGATGGTGGGAGATCCCTCGGGTTCTGAGTGGGGCAAACAGTTCATCCATGAAGTTTCCTTGTCTCTCCCAGAGCCACGTGTTTGGTATAACAAAGAAGAAGGTCACTTGGTTGGGTCTGAGCGATTCCAATGGAGCCTGGAAATGGGTGGATGGATCCCCCTACGAGTCGTCCCCTACGTCAGTAGTTTGTATCAGTATTCACACAATTCTGATCTGATTGGGTTGGTCGGTCGTTGGGTTTCTGATTGTGTTTCTCTCTAGGTTCTGGGATGAGTTGCAGCCTGATAATAACACAGTCGCGGGGCAGCCGGGTACAGAGGACTGTGCCAACGTCCGCGCCAACGGAATGTGGAACGACGATCACTGCCTCCACCAGTACCAGTACATTTGTGAGAGATCCATATGATGGGCACCGGCTGATGGAAACTGGGCTTTGTGTGTGGCCAGAACAAGCCAAGGGCAGATTTTAAATTATGACTGATAAACTCTCCCCAAATTCTGGCCCCCGACCTGTTATGGCGATCCTATAATCCCTACAGGGAACCTTTGGCCTATGAACCGGCTCTGGAATATGCATTTAGTAGTAGAATCTGATATAATTTGGTCTATTTTATGGAAATATAACCAAGTCATCATGGTAGCCTCTCCATGGAAAGAAGTTGCCCTTTACCACAAGACAAATTATTTCCTTATCTGACCCTCCTCCTACCTTAAGCCAACAAGGCCTCTTCAGCCTACAATAGTGTGACTTTCTGATAGAAGATCCCAGGTCTCTCACCGTATGGCTACTCAACTGTTGTTCTAGTATCTATCAGGGTCACCTAGCCCTGCAGGTATATCCCGATCCCACTGTACTGGGGCTCTGAGAGAGCAACTTTACCCCACTCCCAGCAGAGGTCAAACCCTATTAACCAACCTATCCCAGGACTATACTTTACTCACTCCATACAGCAGGTCATTGGGACATATTTATTGTAGTTCTTCACCAGATTGTAGGGGCTCAAGTAGGCAGGGCAACCTGGGAAGGTAGAGGAGGTAACAGTAGGATCAGGTTGGAGTTATCTTTACAGTGATGTCCATTGGTCTGGGTGGAAAGGAATGTAACCAGACCCAGACCAATGGACATCACTGTAAAGATAACTCCAACCTGATCCTACTGTTACCTCCTCTACCTTCCCAGGTTGCCCTGCCTACTTGAGCCAGCGGAGGAGGTTTTGATGAAGAAAAGGactcaagtccatcaagtttaccCCTTGGCTGGTTAAATGGGGGATACAGTTACATAGCAGCATGGTGGTAGATGTCTTCTCTGGTTCCCTGGCAGGGTTGGGCATAGAGGAAGGTGGGTAGGTGGCACCTCTCTAGGAAGACATGTGACTATGAAGGTCTGAAACATCTGGTTCCAGAGGCAAAGCCTCGTATCTAAGACTCAATGGAGCCCAAACTGTCACTGGTCAAAGCAAAACCTCTCTACAAAACCTTTAGGCTTAGGACCCATGGAGTGGTGGGTCCAGAACCTGATAGAGGGGGCTGGGTATTAATTCCATGATAGACTTCACTAGGGGAACGTTCCTTCTACTCATTCTACTTCACATTCTCTCCGGACTCCGACAGGGTTAAACAGTTGTTGTTGTAGAAGAACCCAGTGACCCGAGGGGCCGATGTTCTTATCAGGAAAGAAGGAAACTGTGAGCGGTTCCGCTGGCTCAGCTTTCTGCACGTTTATAGGGACATATTCATGTGACTGTGCCTCTCTGCaggggcaattgcccagggcAATGATCCTCTGggttttgctttaaataaaatgttgattATTGGGATTATGGGGTATCTGCTTGCACGGCTGTAGGTCGGGGGGGGCAGTAAGTCTGGATCTCATATCTACTTCACTAACTGTAGGTTTCTTTATCTCCTGTGTTAATACGTTCAAGTTCTCTTGCTTGAGGGGGGTCCAGTTACAAATATCTTGGGGCAACTCTgtgggcccaccaatgagatgtttgccccaggcccactggtaccttaaagcagccctgggtCTCAGGTTGGGTGAGGAATGGGGGGTTCCTTCACAGGCATCTCACCCCTTAAGAACTGGACTCACTCAGACTCCATATTGCACAAATACATGGGTGCTCCAATCTGCTTGGGGTTTGTGAAGCAGCAGAACCCTGTAGTAGTATCTACTCTACAAACAGCTGGCAGTTACAACTAGGGGCCCATCAAACAGACTCACAATGGACTATGTGCCCCATGGAAAGGGCTCAACCCAACTTTAGTGCATCGTTGCCAGACTCCAACTTCATTATCAGTGGTTTCCAGGCTCAGCCGTATCTTCTCTACTGCCCCTTCCCTGCGGCCATTGCCCTCTCATTGAGTGAACACTCAGTACCCCCAGTCCTACTCCTACTCCTACTGACTCCTCACTGGGAGACCAACACTACTAGACCTTGTAATGGGATTAGATCATTATTCTACTGACTTTTCCATTACAATAAAC contains:
- the LOC101732610 gene encoding asialoglycoprotein receptor 1, yielding MVEYYNAREINGERPSVNVPVSSTPRRDPQVSSRLICCLTTLCISLLIICVVFIVLRVTGTLNPSNQNNIQMDPPTGTLLSGFQGILGKAHRLMNLTKTIHINGSKFTEDQTETDGNSTLQSSLQRLLGMLDRLVKLMEKVQATGGKKLTCDPNWVYFDLSCYYVSSEALDWMGSQKRCQAMSSHLVVINSKAEQSHVFGITKKKVTWLGLSDSNGAWKWVDGSPYESSPTFWDELQPDNNTVAGQPGTEDCANVRANGMWNDDHCLHQYQYICERSI